In Paractinoplanes brasiliensis, the following proteins share a genomic window:
- the argS gene encoding arginine--tRNA ligase — MNLETLLAARLAAGFAAVAGEPVDPAVRASQHADFQSGAALALARRLGRPPRQVAAEVLAAADLSGLATAELSGPGFLNLTVDDAVLAAAYPLDPPPGAKERVVIDYSSPNVAKELHVGHLRSTIIGDALARLLEWAGHEVIRVNHLGDWGTQFGMLIEHMADLDGSYSLSDLTAFYRQARSRFDSDPEFRTRARLRVVALQSGDEATRAMWRRLVEQSQRSFVSDYERLGITLTVDDFTGESSYQDMLGPVVDELDAKGLLVESEGALCVFPAGFTGRDGEPLPLIVRKSDGGFGYAATDLAALRHRTRDLGATRLLYVVGAPQTQHFAMVFAVGRAAGWLPDGVTAEHIAFGSVLGPDGKVLKTRSGDTIKLVDLLDEADARASAPAVGIGAIKYADLAGDRRSDYVFDWDRMLATTGNTGPYLQYALARIRSLLAKADQAPGPVVLADPAERRLALTLLAFEPAVTAAIELREPHRLAVHLHELAVAFSTFYERCRPILGSPSRLALTARTGETLRLGLDLLGLPVPGEM; from the coding sequence ATGAATCTCGAAACTCTCCTCGCCGCCCGGCTCGCGGCCGGTTTCGCGGCGGTCGCCGGTGAGCCGGTCGACCCGGCTGTGCGGGCTTCCCAGCACGCCGACTTCCAGTCCGGCGCCGCCCTCGCCCTGGCCCGTCGGCTGGGCCGTCCGCCCCGGCAGGTCGCGGCCGAGGTGCTGGCCGCCGCCGACCTGAGCGGCCTGGCCACGGCCGAGCTCTCCGGCCCCGGCTTCCTCAACCTGACCGTCGACGACGCGGTGCTCGCGGCCGCGTACCCCCTGGACCCGCCTCCGGGCGCCAAGGAACGGGTCGTCATCGACTACTCGAGCCCCAACGTGGCCAAGGAGCTGCACGTCGGGCACCTGCGGTCGACGATCATCGGCGACGCGCTGGCCCGGCTGCTCGAGTGGGCCGGGCACGAGGTGATCCGGGTCAACCACCTCGGCGACTGGGGCACACAGTTCGGCATGCTGATCGAGCACATGGCCGACCTCGACGGCTCGTACTCGCTGAGCGACCTCACCGCCTTCTACCGGCAGGCCCGGTCCAGGTTCGACAGCGACCCCGAGTTCCGGACACGGGCCCGGCTGCGGGTGGTCGCGCTGCAGAGCGGCGACGAGGCGACCCGGGCCATGTGGCGGCGGCTGGTCGAGCAGTCGCAGCGGTCGTTCGTGTCGGACTACGAACGGCTCGGCATCACGCTGACCGTTGACGACTTCACCGGCGAGAGCTCCTATCAGGACATGCTCGGCCCGGTCGTCGACGAGCTGGACGCCAAGGGGCTGCTCGTCGAGAGCGAGGGCGCGCTCTGCGTGTTCCCCGCCGGGTTCACGGGCCGCGACGGGGAACCGCTCCCGCTCATCGTCCGCAAGAGCGACGGTGGTTTCGGGTACGCGGCGACCGACCTGGCCGCCCTGCGCCACCGCACCCGGGACCTGGGCGCGACCCGCCTGCTGTACGTGGTCGGCGCCCCGCAGACGCAGCACTTCGCCATGGTCTTCGCGGTCGGCCGGGCGGCGGGCTGGCTGCCCGACGGGGTCACCGCCGAGCACATCGCGTTCGGCTCGGTGCTGGGGCCGGACGGCAAGGTGCTCAAGACCCGCTCCGGCGACACGATCAAGCTGGTCGACCTGCTCGACGAGGCCGACGCGCGGGCCAGCGCGCCGGCCGTCGGGATCGGCGCGATCAAGTACGCCGACCTGGCCGGCGACCGGCGCAGCGACTACGTCTTCGACTGGGACAGGATGCTGGCCACGACCGGCAACACCGGCCCCTACCTGCAGTACGCGCTCGCCCGCATCCGTTCCCTGCTGGCCAAGGCCGATCAGGCGCCCGGCCCGGTGGTCCTGGCCGACCCCGCAGAGCGGCGGCTGGCGCTGACCCTGCTCGCCTTCGAACCGGCCGTCACCGCCGCGATCGAGCTGCGTGAGCCGCACCGGCTCGCCGTCCACCTGCACGAGCTCGCGGTCGCGTTCTCCACGTTCTACGAGAGGTGCCGCCCGATCCTCGGCTCCCCGAGCCGGCTGGCCCTGACCGCCCGCACCGGCGAGACCTTGCGGCTGGGCCTCGACCTGCTGGGCCTGCCCGTGCCCGGCGAGATGTGA
- a CDS encoding protein-tyrosine phosphatase family protein has product MALPSGRLVRGRGLRDPMPSGHPPIFGVYLLGSPPPEFGWTSRWIRWPDFRLPADPAYAEKVLTEVWERAAAERVEIACGGGRGRTGTALACVAVLDGVPADEAVAYVRAHYHPRAVETPWQRKFVRSFTR; this is encoded by the coding sequence ATGGCACTGCCGTCGGGGCGGCTGGTGCGTGGGCGGGGTCTGCGCGATCCCATGCCGTCCGGGCACCCGCCGATCTTCGGTGTCTATCTGCTGGGCTCGCCGCCGCCCGAGTTCGGGTGGACCAGCCGCTGGATCCGGTGGCCCGACTTCCGGCTCCCGGCCGACCCCGCGTACGCGGAAAAGGTGCTGACCGAGGTGTGGGAGCGCGCGGCCGCCGAACGGGTCGAGATCGCCTGCGGCGGCGGACGGGGGCGGACCGGTACGGCGCTGGCCTGCGTGGCCGTCCTCGACGGGGTGCCGGCGGACGAGGCAGTGGCGTACGTGCGGGCGCACTACCACCCGCGCGCCGTCGAGACGCCGTGGCAGCGGAAGTTCGTCCGTTCCTTCACCCGATGA
- a CDS encoding SRPBCC family protein: MIVVERSLAVHVPPPVALGYLTDFGNTAVWDPAVRESVRHGAGPIVPGVSWRQVCRLLGITTELTYTLVGAEPGRLMFHGRNEGATCVDTAVVRAAPTGSLVVYRVELEMHGLAKLASRLIKMEFEKVGNRGAAALTQALNSLAPA; this comes from the coding sequence ATGATCGTCGTGGAGCGCAGCCTGGCCGTGCACGTGCCCCCGCCGGTGGCGCTGGGCTATCTGACCGACTTCGGCAACACCGCGGTGTGGGACCCGGCCGTACGCGAATCCGTCCGCCACGGCGCCGGGCCGATCGTGCCGGGGGTCAGCTGGCGGCAGGTGTGCCGGCTGCTGGGCATCACCACCGAGCTGACCTACACGCTGGTCGGGGCCGAGCCGGGACGGCTGATGTTCCACGGGCGCAACGAGGGGGCCACCTGCGTCGACACGGCGGTCGTGCGGGCGGCCCCGACGGGCAGCCTGGTCGTCTATCGGGTCGAGCTCGAGATGCACGGGCTGGCCAAGCTCGCCTCCCGACTGATCAAGATGGAGTTCGAGAAGGTCGGCAACCGGGGCGCGGCGGCGCTGACCCAGGCGCTGAACAGCCTGGCCCCGGCCTGA
- a CDS encoding class I SAM-dependent methyltransferase → MTELILEGLKAKQQKTWASGDYGAVAALIHPMAEETVQAADLTPGAEVLDVAAGTGNAALAAARCGCRVTASDYVPGLLARGRERAEAERLALTTEVADAENLPYADGRFDAVLSVVGAMFAPDQERTAAELARVCRSGGTIAMANWTPDGFIGEMFRTVGRRVAPPPGIRGPVEWGSEARVRELFGDRVSDLRATRREFVFRFSSAEHFADYFREYYGPTLKAFEALGPDGGKPLYDDLVALAGRYNTATDGTARIPSAYLQVVATRA, encoded by the coding sequence ATGACGGAGCTGATTCTCGAAGGACTCAAGGCCAAGCAGCAGAAGACCTGGGCCAGCGGCGACTACGGCGCGGTGGCCGCCCTGATCCATCCGATGGCGGAGGAGACCGTGCAGGCGGCCGATCTCACGCCGGGGGCGGAGGTGCTGGACGTCGCGGCCGGCACCGGCAACGCCGCCCTGGCCGCGGCGCGGTGCGGGTGCCGGGTGACCGCTTCCGACTACGTGCCTGGCCTGCTCGCCCGGGGCCGGGAACGCGCGGAGGCGGAGCGGCTGGCGCTGACGACGGAGGTCGCCGACGCCGAGAACCTGCCGTACGCCGATGGCCGGTTCGACGCCGTGCTCTCGGTGGTCGGCGCCATGTTCGCCCCCGACCAGGAACGTACCGCGGCCGAGCTGGCCCGGGTGTGCCGCAGCGGGGGCACGATCGCGATGGCGAACTGGACACCGGACGGGTTCATCGGCGAGATGTTCCGTACCGTGGGCCGCCGGGTCGCGCCGCCGCCCGGCATCCGCGGGCCGGTCGAGTGGGGTAGCGAGGCCCGGGTCCGCGAGCTGTTCGGCGATCGGGTGAGCGACCTGCGCGCGACCCGCCGCGAGTTCGTGTTCCGTTTCTCCTCGGCCGAGCACTTCGCCGACTACTTCCGCGAGTACTACGGGCCGACGCTCAAGGCGTTCGAGGCGCTCGGCCCGGACGGCGGCAAGCCGCTCTACGACGACCTGGTCGCGCTCGCGGGCCGCTACAACACGGCAACCGACGGCACGGCCCGCATCCCGTCGGCCTACCTTCAGGTGGTGGCAACGCGAGCCTGA
- a CDS encoding helix-turn-helix transcriptional regulator: protein MTPLLERSAELRALDGLLAGSAAGGRVAVVSGEAGSGKSTLAAAFAEAAGPRAQMLWGACDPLLTPRALGPLHDIARRLGGRLRDRIADGPRGEVFDLLLEALDRPPRAARPVVVLEDLHWADEATLDMVAFLGRRLALCRALLLITFREDEVGPDHRLRTVLAGLPPGLVRRISLPPLSAAAVAELARAAGREAPEVHEVTGGNPLLVTEVLAAPARGVPPTVRDLVLSRLATLTPPAREVAHLVSVVPSRAGAELLGDRLTEVDECLARGVLTARGSGVAFRHELLRRAVEESLSPVRRQALHAEILRACERLPGVDPAALVHHAHHAGDPGAVLRWAPVAARRAASLGAYKQAAAHYALALPLAVEHPVRDRAALLEEYSVAAYHGGLTEALDASRAALALRIELGEPLPTGVALRWVSRLSWWNGRPDEAREVGFRAVEVLERQPPGPELAAAYSNLSQLFMLRDEKDEAIAWGTRATELARLVGDLDTEVHALINIGSARLHRGDPAGVADLREAHERAVAAGLDDHAGRALTNLASSAVDWYDLDLAEQTLDRILPFLTARDLDGYARHLLGHRARLHLARGDWAAAADDAEQALTGPAMNGGGLVPALVARAALRVRRDEPGALADALRTAERGYPTGESQFFCPPATVLAEAYWLAGDLPAAAAEARRGLEVALRAGHPWFAGELAFWLWRSNGPATAAPPPATAAPLSATAAPSPATAPQPSATAAPPSATAAPLPASAAPRQAAAEAPAADPPDDALVEAALAVAAEPFRRLIEGDWQAAAAHWDALGCSYLAACARSHGDAPATAEALRVFDRLGATAPARRLRASLRERGLPVPRGPRAATAADPTGLTARQREVLHLLAEGLSNADIAARLVLSAKTVDHHVSAVLTKLGVSSRGKAAAEARTRGLI, encoded by the coding sequence GTGACTCCGCTTCTGGAGCGCTCCGCCGAGCTGCGTGCCCTCGACGGGCTGCTCGCCGGCAGTGCCGCCGGCGGGCGTGTCGCCGTGGTCAGCGGCGAGGCCGGTTCCGGCAAGTCCACGCTGGCCGCCGCGTTCGCCGAGGCCGCCGGTCCGCGCGCGCAGATGCTGTGGGGCGCCTGCGATCCGCTGCTCACGCCGCGCGCGCTGGGCCCGTTGCACGACATCGCGCGGCGGCTGGGCGGGCGGCTGCGTGACCGCATCGCCGACGGGCCGCGGGGTGAGGTGTTCGACCTGCTGCTCGAGGCGCTCGACCGGCCGCCGCGGGCCGCGCGGCCGGTGGTCGTTCTGGAGGATCTGCACTGGGCCGACGAGGCGACGCTCGACATGGTGGCGTTCCTGGGGCGGCGGCTGGCGTTGTGCCGCGCCCTGCTGCTGATCACGTTCCGCGAGGACGAGGTCGGCCCCGACCATCGGCTGCGCACTGTCCTGGCCGGACTCCCGCCGGGCCTGGTGCGGCGGATCAGCCTGCCTCCGCTCAGCGCCGCCGCGGTGGCCGAGCTGGCCCGTGCCGCCGGTCGGGAGGCGCCGGAGGTGCACGAGGTGACTGGCGGCAACCCGCTGCTGGTCACCGAGGTGCTGGCCGCGCCGGCCCGGGGCGTCCCGCCGACCGTACGGGATCTGGTCCTCAGCCGTCTGGCTACGCTCACGCCGCCCGCCCGGGAGGTCGCGCACCTGGTGTCGGTCGTGCCGTCCCGCGCGGGCGCCGAACTGCTCGGCGACCGGCTGACCGAGGTCGACGAGTGCCTCGCGCGGGGCGTGCTCACCGCGCGGGGCAGCGGCGTCGCGTTCCGCCACGAGCTTCTGCGCCGGGCCGTCGAGGAGAGCCTTTCCCCCGTACGCCGCCAGGCCCTGCACGCCGAGATCCTGCGCGCCTGCGAGCGGCTGCCCGGCGTCGACCCGGCCGCGCTCGTGCATCACGCCCACCACGCCGGCGATCCCGGGGCGGTGTTGCGCTGGGCCCCGGTCGCCGCTCGGCGGGCCGCGTCGCTGGGGGCGTACAAGCAGGCCGCCGCCCATTACGCGCTGGCCCTGCCGCTCGCCGTTGAGCACCCCGTACGGGATCGGGCTGCTCTTCTCGAGGAGTATTCGGTCGCGGCCTATCACGGCGGGCTCACCGAGGCCCTGGACGCCAGCCGGGCCGCGCTGGCCCTGCGCATCGAGCTCGGCGAGCCCCTGCCGACCGGGGTCGCGCTGCGCTGGGTGTCCCGGCTGAGCTGGTGGAACGGCCGTCCCGACGAGGCCCGTGAGGTCGGGTTCCGGGCTGTCGAGGTGCTGGAACGGCAACCGCCCGGTCCCGAGCTGGCCGCCGCCTACAGCAACCTGTCCCAGCTGTTCATGCTGCGCGACGAGAAGGACGAGGCGATCGCGTGGGGAACGCGCGCGACGGAACTGGCCCGGCTCGTCGGCGACCTCGACACCGAGGTGCACGCGCTGATCAACATCGGGTCGGCGCGGCTGCACCGGGGCGACCCGGCCGGCGTCGCCGACCTGCGCGAGGCCCACGAGCGGGCGGTGGCGGCCGGGCTCGACGACCACGCCGGGCGGGCCCTGACCAACCTGGCCAGCAGCGCCGTCGACTGGTACGACCTCGACCTGGCCGAGCAGACCCTGGACCGGATCCTCCCGTTCCTGACCGCCCGCGACCTCGACGGTTACGCCCGGCATTTGCTCGGCCACCGGGCCCGCCTGCACCTGGCCCGAGGCGACTGGGCAGCTGCCGCCGACGACGCCGAGCAGGCCCTGACCGGCCCGGCCATGAACGGCGGCGGCCTCGTCCCGGCCCTGGTGGCACGGGCGGCGCTGCGGGTGCGGCGCGACGAGCCGGGCGCCCTCGCCGATGCTCTGCGGACCGCCGAGCGCGGCTACCCGACGGGGGAGTCCCAGTTCTTCTGCCCGCCCGCAACGGTGCTGGCCGAGGCGTACTGGCTCGCCGGCGACCTGCCCGCGGCCGCCGCGGAGGCCCGCCGGGGCCTGGAGGTGGCGCTGCGGGCGGGTCATCCGTGGTTCGCCGGCGAGCTGGCGTTCTGGCTGTGGCGCAGCAACGGCCCAGCCACCGCAGCGCCGCCCCCGGCCACCGCAGCGCCGCTCTCGGCCACCGCAGCGCCGTCCCCGGCCACCGCACCGCAGCCCTCGGCCACCGCAGCGCCGCCCTCGGCCACCGCAGCGCCGCTTCCGGCTTCCGCAGCCCCGCGCCAGGCTGCGGCCGAGGCCCCCGCCGCCGATCCGCCTGACGACGCCCTCGTCGAGGCGGCCCTGGCCGTCGCGGCTGAGCCGTTCCGCCGCCTGATCGAGGGCGACTGGCAGGCCGCGGCGGCGCACTGGGACGCGCTGGGCTGCTCCTACCTGGCCGCCTGCGCCCGCTCCCACGGCGACGCCCCCGCGACCGCCGAGGCCCTGCGCGTCTTCGACCGCCTCGGCGCGACAGCCCCCGCCCGCCGCCTGCGCGCCTCCCTGCGGGAACGCGGCCTGCCGGTGCCCCGCGGCCCCCGAGCCGCCACCGCCGCCGACCCGACCGGCCTGACCGCCCGCCAGCGCGAGGTGCTGCACCTGCTGGCCGAGGGCCTGAGCAACGCCGACATCGCGGCCCGCCTGGTCCTCTCGGCCAAAACGGTCGACCACCACGTCTCGGCCGTGCTCACCAAGCTGGGCGTCTCGTCCCGGGGCAAGGCCGCCGCCGAGGCCCGCACCCGCGGCCTCATCTGA
- a CDS encoding glycoside hydrolase family 3 protein: MNRRLLPVVVLTMAAIPALAATRDEVASMTLDEKVGQMVVSYVYGESATSVSASDAAANEAMFGAGVTTGAQAVAKYHLGGVIYFTWSRNLANPPQIAALSNGLQRAAMADTGIPLQISTDQEGGTVNRIGAPLAISPGAMAIGATFDPRTAYDAARVSGTELRALGITVTHAPVVDVNTNPRNAADGVRAFSDRTAHVATFGVAAERGYRAAGIGTTAKHFPGLGDTTVNTDNDVAVTDESRAQILRTHVPPFRAIIAAGAGSIMAAHIVAPSLDPTGAPASLSRPVITGLLRDQLGFKGVVVTDALEAAALAGYTDEQVILGAVRAGVDQLLMPRSVPGAIRILLDAVESGQLSERRIDESVRRILKTKKGLSPYVAEPPVVGTPAAVETMNRIAARSITSLRTAHLPLRPEQKVLVTGWGVGTTTNLAAALGATRVYTGSPSDTVIAQAVAAAGQHDITVVTTSNAWADPTQVKLVEALLATGKPIVVAAVGTPYDLASFPAAKTFVAAYGYQPPTIAALAAVLQGRTTAPGRLPVTIEGFYPYGFRAH; encoded by the coding sequence GTGAATCGACGCCTGCTGCCGGTTGTGGTGCTGACCATGGCCGCGATCCCCGCCCTGGCCGCGACCCGTGACGAGGTCGCCTCGATGACGCTCGACGAAAAGGTCGGGCAGATGGTCGTCTCGTACGTCTACGGCGAGTCGGCCACCAGCGTCTCCGCTTCCGACGCCGCGGCCAACGAGGCCATGTTCGGCGCGGGCGTCACCACCGGCGCCCAGGCCGTCGCGAAATACCACCTGGGCGGGGTCATCTATTTCACGTGGAGCCGCAACCTCGCGAACCCGCCGCAGATCGCCGCCCTCTCCAACGGCCTGCAGCGCGCCGCCATGGCCGACACCGGGATCCCGCTGCAGATCAGCACCGACCAGGAGGGCGGCACGGTCAACCGGATCGGCGCGCCCCTCGCGATCTCACCGGGCGCCATGGCCATCGGCGCCACCTTCGACCCCCGTACGGCCTATGACGCGGCCCGGGTCAGCGGCACGGAACTGCGGGCGCTCGGCATCACCGTCACCCACGCCCCTGTCGTCGACGTGAACACCAACCCGCGCAACGCCGCCGACGGGGTGCGCGCGTTCAGCGACCGTACGGCTCATGTCGCCACCTTCGGCGTGGCAGCCGAACGGGGCTATCGCGCGGCCGGCATCGGCACGACGGCCAAGCACTTCCCGGGCCTGGGCGACACCACGGTCAACACCGACAACGACGTGGCGGTCACCGACGAGAGCCGCGCCCAGATCCTGCGCACCCACGTGCCGCCGTTCCGGGCGATCATCGCGGCCGGCGCCGGGAGCATCATGGCCGCCCACATCGTCGCGCCGTCGCTCGACCCGACCGGGGCGCCGGCCAGCCTGTCCCGGCCCGTCATCACCGGCCTGCTGCGTGACCAGCTGGGCTTCAAGGGTGTCGTGGTGACCGACGCGCTCGAGGCCGCGGCCCTCGCCGGCTACACCGACGAGCAGGTGATTCTGGGGGCCGTGCGGGCCGGCGTCGACCAGTTGCTGATGCCCCGCAGCGTCCCCGGCGCGATCCGCATTCTGCTCGACGCCGTGGAGTCCGGGCAGCTCAGCGAGCGGCGCATCGACGAGTCGGTGCGGCGCATCCTCAAGACCAAAAAGGGCCTTTCCCCGTACGTGGCCGAGCCGCCCGTCGTGGGCACGCCGGCGGCCGTGGAAACCATGAACCGCATCGCCGCCCGTTCGATCACCTCGCTCCGCACGGCTCACCTGCCCCTGCGCCCCGAGCAGAAGGTGCTGGTCACCGGCTGGGGCGTGGGCACCACGACCAACCTGGCGGCCGCGCTCGGCGCCACCCGTGTCTACACCGGCTCCCCGTCCGACACAGTGATCGCCCAGGCCGTCGCCGCCGCCGGTCAGCACGACATCACCGTGGTCACCACGTCGAACGCGTGGGCCGACCCCACCCAGGTCAAGCTGGTCGAGGCCCTGCTCGCCACCGGCAAACCGATCGTGGTGGCCGCCGTCGGCACCCCGTACGACCTGGCCTCCTTCCCCGCGGCGAAGACCTTCGTGGCCGCGTACGGGTATCAACCCCCGACCATCGCCGCGCTGGCCGCCGTGCTGCAGGGTCGCACCACCGCCCCGGGCCGCCTCCCCGTCACGATCGAGGGGTTCTATCCGTACGGCTTCCGAGCGCACTGA
- a CDS encoding flavoprotein — translation MGDLRLVVCGGGAAGGVLELIKVAAERGWTVDVTATQNALDFLDPSEVARVSGRPIRTTYKFAADGTRISPPADAMIVAPATFNTINKLANGIADTYALSSMADVIGRGVPTVLVPAVNEPLAARRPFRRSLDELRAEGVRVLFGPVDGWGPGSTGPFPWIKALDLVEDVFGLTRIDSRAPMRA, via the coding sequence ATGGGTGATTTGCGGCTGGTCGTGTGCGGCGGAGGCGCCGCCGGGGGAGTGCTGGAGCTGATCAAGGTGGCCGCCGAGCGCGGCTGGACGGTCGACGTCACCGCGACCCAGAACGCCCTCGACTTCCTGGATCCGTCGGAGGTCGCACGGGTCAGCGGCCGGCCGATCCGTACGACGTACAAGTTCGCGGCCGACGGCACCCGGATCTCGCCGCCGGCCGACGCGATGATCGTGGCCCCGGCCACCTTCAACACGATCAACAAGCTGGCCAACGGCATCGCCGACACGTACGCGCTGAGCTCGATGGCCGACGTCATCGGCCGGGGCGTGCCCACCGTGCTCGTGCCCGCGGTCAACGAGCCCCTGGCGGCCCGCCGCCCCTTCCGCCGCTCGCTCGACGAACTGCGCGCCGAGGGCGTCCGGGTGCTGTTCGGCCCGGTCGACGGCTGGGGCCCCGGCAGCACCGGGCCGTTCCCGTGGATCAAGGCGCTCGACCTGGTCGAGGACGTCTTCGGTTTGACAAGGATCGATAGCCGCGCTCCGATGAGGGCGTGA
- a CDS encoding ABC transporter-binding protein, translating into MTELYSRRSFLAGVLTSGTLSAGAGYVLTRREPVVLVLATGADTTGGRQLLVTMWNQLNPDAQIRTETINSSTGDQYEKFLSKKADIFNLDVIHIPRFADDNRIVPITPREGHSLLPAVRRLSQRPGHDDFWAIPFNTDVGMLYRRITDKSVADVEPELADLITKAPGQFAGQLNTVSPQTDEAFVVNVLEHALAQDDAILTEDGTLSFSLGQWREALGPVAAAVRSGRVTDEAGEGDTTRTFQRFGLRYMRNWPVSYPAVDRAERTKVSTAEIRLGGLPTGIIGGQSLAVSATSENKDIAEQAIHFLTGTSSQLLLAKYGFAPTELDAYIDQRLAESLPHLKYIRYAVESSRPRPMHRGYASFARVFAQHTHRLIKDGEQLTQRFIQDMQKEIG; encoded by the coding sequence ATGACGGAGCTCTACTCTCGACGGTCGTTCCTCGCCGGGGTGCTCACCTCGGGCACGCTCTCGGCCGGCGCAGGGTATGTGCTGACCCGGCGCGAGCCGGTCGTGCTGGTGCTCGCGACCGGCGCGGACACCACCGGCGGCCGCCAGCTCCTGGTGACGATGTGGAATCAGCTCAACCCGGACGCCCAGATCCGCACCGAGACCATCAACAGCTCCACCGGCGACCAGTACGAGAAGTTCCTCTCCAAAAAGGCCGACATCTTCAACCTCGACGTCATCCACATCCCGCGCTTCGCCGACGACAACCGGATCGTCCCGATCACCCCGCGCGAGGGGCACTCACTTCTGCCCGCGGTACGCCGGCTGTCGCAGCGCCCCGGCCACGACGACTTCTGGGCGATCCCGTTCAACACCGACGTCGGCATGCTGTACCGCCGGATCACCGACAAGTCGGTCGCCGACGTCGAACCGGAACTCGCCGACCTGATCACCAAGGCTCCCGGCCAGTTCGCCGGCCAGCTCAACACGGTCAGCCCGCAGACCGACGAGGCCTTCGTGGTCAACGTGCTGGAACACGCGCTGGCCCAGGACGACGCCATCCTGACCGAGGACGGGACCCTGTCGTTCAGCCTGGGCCAGTGGCGCGAGGCGCTCGGCCCGGTCGCCGCCGCGGTGCGGTCGGGGCGGGTGACCGACGAGGCCGGCGAGGGCGACACCACCCGTACCTTCCAGCGGTTCGGGCTGCGCTACATGCGCAACTGGCCTGTCTCCTACCCGGCCGTCGACCGCGCCGAGCGCACCAAGGTGTCCACCGCCGAGATCCGCCTGGGCGGGCTGCCCACCGGCATCATCGGCGGCCAGAGCCTGGCCGTCTCGGCCACCAGCGAGAACAAGGACATCGCCGAGCAGGCGATTCACTTCCTCACCGGCACGTCGTCGCAGCTGCTGCTGGCCAAGTACGGCTTCGCCCCGACCGAGCTAGACGCGTACATCGACCAACGGCTGGCCGAGTCGCTGCCGCACCTGAAATACATCCGGTACGCGGTGGAGTCGTCGCGCCCGCGGCCGATGCACCGCGGCTACGCCAGCTTCGCGCGGGTCTTCGCCCAGCACACCCACCGGTTGATCAAGGACGGCGAGCAGCTGACGCAGCGGTTCATCCAGGACATGCAGAAGGAGATCGGATGA
- a CDS encoding DinB family protein, translating into MTSQHVVGYNGMWAPAGEDPRTQNSPVDELDVIREYLTNYRLTLGLKCEGLSPEQLARRSVPPSTMSLLGLVRHMARVEHNWFHRCLQGHGDVPRLFWTAEDNDVDFNEATGDRAVVEDAFTQWRAQIAAADAWLDGRPDLGAVIRAPWNDNVSVRDVLIHMIEEYARHCGHADLIRECIDGRTGQ; encoded by the coding sequence ATGACGAGTCAGCACGTGGTCGGCTACAACGGCATGTGGGCCCCGGCGGGCGAGGACCCCCGCACCCAGAACTCACCGGTGGACGAGCTCGACGTCATCCGGGAATACCTGACGAACTACCGGTTGACCCTGGGCCTGAAATGCGAGGGCCTGTCACCCGAGCAACTGGCCCGGCGGTCGGTGCCGCCCTCGACGATGAGCCTGCTCGGCCTCGTACGCCACATGGCGCGCGTCGAGCACAACTGGTTCCACCGCTGCTTGCAGGGCCACGGCGACGTCCCGCGCCTCTTCTGGACGGCCGAGGACAACGACGTCGACTTCAACGAGGCAACCGGCGACCGGGCCGTCGTCGAGGACGCCTTCACCCAATGGCGCGCCCAGATCGCCGCAGCCGACGCGTGGCTCGACGGCCGCCCCGACCTGGGCGCGGTGATCCGCGCGCCCTGGAACGACAACGTCAGCGTCCGTGACGTCCTCATCCACATGATCGAGGAGTACGCCCGCCATTGCGGCCACGCCGACCTGATCCGCGAATGCATAGACGGCCGAACCGGCCAATAA
- a CDS encoding DUF4926 domain-containing protein — protein MGLYDTVRLLVDLPGEGLAAGAIGAVVHVFERPNLAYEVEFTDGEGRTIAQVALTPDQLQLVEPAQGV, from the coding sequence ATGGGGTTGTACGACACGGTCCGGCTGCTCGTCGACCTCCCGGGCGAGGGGCTGGCGGCCGGAGCAATCGGCGCCGTGGTTCATGTTTTCGAGCGGCCGAACCTGGCGTACGAGGTGGAGTTCACCGATGGCGAGGGCCGCACGATCGCCCAGGTCGCCCTGACCCCCGACCAGCTGCAGCTGGTGGAGCCGGCGCAGGGGGTCTGA